One Brassica napus cultivar Da-Ae chromosome C2, Da-Ae, whole genome shotgun sequence DNA window includes the following coding sequences:
- the LOC125581636 gene encoding uncharacterized protein LOC125581636, with amino-acid sequence MLHILGLTANFSLTLQHKDQDILNVMSLVESTKRELQKLRDDGWDSLMAKVASFCKKHNVEMLIMEENFVDLRNPRKRTNISNMHHYKVNCFCTVLDFQIQEFKDRFTEVTTDLLICMAALSPIDSFHGFDKDKPVRLAKLYPDDFSYGELLSLEQQLDIYIDNIRRDERFKSVENLGDFSCLMVKTQKHLAHPLVYKFLKLVLILPVATASVERCFSAIKLVKTAARNRIGDQFLSDCMVCFIEKELFDSISNEKVIKKFQMMNERRVVL; translated from the coding sequence ATGTTACACATTTTGGGGCTCACTGCGAATTTTTCATTGACTTTGCAACATAAAGATCAAGATATTTTGAATGTTATGTCACTGGTAGAATCCACTAAACGAGAGTTGCAGAAGCTTAGAGATGATGGCTGGGATTCGCTTATGGCTAAAGTTGCTTCTTTCTGTAAGAAACATAATGTTGAGATGCTTATCATGGAAGAAAATTTTGTTGATCTTAGGAATCCAAGAAAGAGAACCAACATAAGCAATATGCATCATTATAAGGTCAACTGCTTTTGCACGGTTCTAGATTTTCAGATTCAAGAGTTCAAGGATCGTTTTACGGAGGTAACCACTGATCTACTTATCTGTATGGCTGCTTTAAGCCCGATTGATTCATTCCATGGGTTTGACAAAGATAAGCCGGTGCGATTAGCTAAGTTATATCCAGATGATTTTAGCTATGGTGAGCTTTTATCTCTAGAGCAACAACTTGATATCTACATCGACAATATACGTAGAGACGAAAGGTTTAAAAGTGTAGAAAATCTTGGAGATTTTTCATGTTTGATGGTGAAAACTCAAAAGCATCTAGCACATCCCTTggtttacaaatttttaaagCTAGTTCTAATTTTGCCGGTTGCCACCGCCAGTGTTGAAAGATGTTTTTCAGCAATAAAACTAGTGAAGACAGCTGCACGTAACCGAATTGGAGATCAGTTTCTAAGTGATTGCATGGTTTGTTTTATTGAAAAAGAGTTATTTGACTCGATTTCAAATGAGAAAGTGATTAAAAAATTCCAAATGATGAATGAACGTAGAGTTGTTTTGTAG
- the LOC106380374 gene encoding uncharacterized protein LOC106380374 has protein sequence MGKPPSSCHIIAAQKCEDLMNQHHSIVHALFKQDDKAKNEYRIRLNASIDASRFLLRQGLPFRGHGEEEEDANKGNFLELLKYTGEQNKAIKQMGVVFRFVDKGGAIKERFIGVVHVKETSSLTLKSAIDELFARYGMSITNV, from the exons ATGGGTAAACCACCCAGCAGTTGTCACATTATTGCTGCTCAGAAATGTGAGGATTTGATGAATCAACATCATTCTATAGTACATGCTCTGTTTAAGCAAGATGATAAGGCGAAAAATGAGTATCGTATTCGCTTAAATGCTTCGATTGATGCTTCAAGATTCTTGTTACGACAAGGATTACCTTTTCGTGGCCATGGTGAGGAAGAAGAGGATGCGAACAAAGGAAATTTCTTGGAGCTTTTGAAATACACAGGAGAACAGAATAAGGCTATAA AGCAGATGGGTGTTGTTTTTCGGTTTGTTGATAAAGGTGGAGCAATCAAAGAACGGTTTATTGGAGTTGTTCATGTAAAAGAAACATCTTCATTAACTCTGAAGTCTGCTATAGATGAATTGTTTGCTAGATATGGGATGAGCATTACAAATGTGTGA
- the LOC106378203 gene encoding U11/U12 small nuclear ribonucleoprotein 35 kDa protein-like, with the protein MSGGGNNVVNRVFYETSHHPIQAGSIDGTNVAAYDNGVHRALLCYSTGLYDPFGDLKAAGDPYCTSHLTTEDTRRKAMSKYGKVKSLCLIRHIVTGASRGYDFVEYETEKEMRRAYKDAHHSFIDGREIIVDYNRQQLIHGWRIPRR; encoded by the exons ATGAGTGGCGGCGGAAACAACGTCGTAAACAGAGTATTCTACGAGACCTCGCATCATCCCATTCAAGCGGGAAGTATTGACGGAACCAACGTTGCGGCATATGATAACGGCGTCCATCGAGCTCTCCTCTGTTACAGCACCGGTCTAT ATGATCCCTTTGGCGATTTGAAAGCCGCCGGAGATCCTTATTGTACCTCTCATCTTACTACAGAGGATACTCGTCGTAAG GCCATGAGTAAATATGGCAAAGTTAAGAGCTTGTGCTTGATCAGACACATTG TGACGGGTGCCTCACGAGGATATGATTTTGTGGAGTATGAAACTGAGAAGGAGATGCGTCGTGCTTACAAG GATGCTCATCATTCATTTATTGATGGTCGAGAGATTATTGTTGATTATAATAGGCAGCAATTGATACATGGATGGAGGATACCAAGAAGATGA